Proteins encoded within one genomic window of uncultured Draconibacterium sp.:
- a CDS encoding nucleotide exchange factor GrpE yields MAEEKVNKETEEEKDKATQVEDIATEQEEKGDEKKDKKKKSKKDKKEDQLEELGQKLQELQDKHLRLQAEFDNFRRRTMKEKADLIKSGGESVIVNILPVIDDFERALDSMKHLEDEDAGKHGTALIYKKFQEFLKQNNVKEIEAQHADFDVDLHEAITKIPAPSEELKGKVVDVIQKGYCLNEKVIRFAKVVIGE; encoded by the coding sequence ATGGCAGAAGAAAAAGTAAACAAGGAAACAGAAGAAGAAAAAGATAAAGCAACTCAAGTAGAAGATATTGCTACCGAACAGGAGGAAAAAGGGGACGAGAAGAAAGACAAAAAGAAAAAATCGAAAAAAGATAAAAAGGAAGACCAGTTGGAAGAACTAGGCCAAAAGCTTCAGGAACTTCAGGACAAACACCTGCGTTTGCAAGCTGAGTTTGATAACTTCAGAAGAAGAACAATGAAGGAAAAAGCTGACCTGATTAAATCGGGCGGCGAATCGGTTATCGTTAATATACTTCCGGTTATCGACGATTTTGAACGTGCGCTTGATTCGATGAAACACCTTGAGGACGAAGATGCAGGAAAACACGGAACAGCGTTAATATACAAGAAATTTCAGGAATTCCTGAAACAAAACAATGTAAAAGAAATTGAAGCTCAACACGCTGATTTTGATGTTGACCTGCACGAAGCCATTACAAAAATTCCGGCGCCAAGCGAGGAATTAAAAGGCAAAGTAGTTGATGTAATTCAAAAAGGTTATTGCTTAAACGAAAAGGTAATCCGGTTTGCCAAAGTTGTAATCGGAGAATAA
- the murA gene encoding UDP-N-acetylglucosamine 1-carboxyvinyltransferase, whose translation MSTFKIEGGFKLKGDLEPQGAKNEALQVICATLLTAETTIIDNIPEIRDVLKLIEILKGLGVQVTRLSKGSYSFDASQVDINFLKSPEYAQQAAVLRGSIMIIGPLLARFGQGFIPQPGGDKIGRRRVDTHFIGLQKLGALFDFDRENKWYSVSTEKLTGAYMLLDEASVTGTANIVMAAVLAEGTTTIYNAACEPYLQQLCKMLVSMGAKIEGIGSNLLAIEGVSSLTGCTHRILPDMIEVGSFIGLAAMTASEINIKNVGIEHLGIIPESFRRLGINVKQDGDDLLIKDTEHYEIESYIDGSIMTISDAPWPGLTPDLLSVFLVVATQAKGSVLIHQKMFESRLFFVDKLIDMGAQIILCDPHRATVIGLDRKNTLRATKMVSPDIRAGIALLIAAMSAKGTSTIDNIEQIDRGYENIDGRLNALGAHISRM comes from the coding sequence ATGTCGACTTTCAAAATTGAAGGTGGTTTTAAATTAAAAGGAGACCTTGAGCCGCAAGGAGCAAAAAACGAGGCGCTTCAGGTTATTTGTGCCACCCTGTTAACAGCTGAAACAACAATCATCGATAATATTCCTGAGATTCGGGATGTACTGAAATTAATAGAGATTCTGAAAGGATTGGGGGTTCAGGTAACGCGTCTGTCGAAAGGCAGTTATAGTTTCGATGCCTCGCAAGTCGACATCAACTTTCTAAAAAGTCCGGAATACGCCCAACAAGCTGCCGTACTTCGTGGTTCGATAATGATTATCGGTCCGCTGCTAGCCCGCTTCGGACAAGGGTTTATTCCGCAACCCGGCGGCGATAAAATTGGTCGGCGAAGAGTTGACACTCACTTTATTGGCTTACAAAAACTGGGTGCCCTTTTTGATTTCGACCGCGAAAACAAATGGTACTCCGTTTCAACCGAAAAACTTACCGGTGCTTATATGTTGCTCGACGAAGCTTCGGTTACCGGAACGGCAAACATTGTAATGGCAGCCGTTTTAGCCGAAGGAACCACCACTATTTACAACGCAGCCTGCGAACCTTATCTGCAACAGCTTTGCAAAATGCTGGTGTCAATGGGTGCTAAAATTGAAGGAATTGGTTCCAACTTGCTTGCAATTGAAGGTGTTTCATCGTTAACAGGATGCACTCACCGCATACTTCCCGACATGATTGAAGTGGGTAGTTTTATTGGCCTCGCCGCTATGACTGCTTCCGAGATCAACATAAAAAATGTGGGTATTGAACATCTGGGAATTATCCCCGAATCATTTCGCAGACTGGGAATTAACGTTAAACAAGATGGCGACGATCTGCTGATAAAAGATACCGAGCATTACGAAATCGAGTCGTACATCGACGGTTCGATAATGACCATTTCAGATGCACCGTGGCCGGGACTAACACCCGACTTACTGAGTGTTTTCCTCGTAGTGGCAACACAAGCCAAAGGCAGCGTTCTCATTCATCAAAAAATGTTTGAAAGCCGTTTATTCTTTGTGGATAAACTGATCGATATGGGCGCACAAATCATTCTTTGCGATCCGCACCGCGCCACTGTAATTGGGCTCGACCGCAAAAACACTTTGCGTGCCACCAAAATGGTGTCGCCCGATATCCGCGCAGGTATTGCACTTTTAATTGCTGCCATGTCGGCAAAAGGTACCAGCACAATTGATAACATCGAACAAATCGACCGCGGGTACGAAAACATCGACGGCCGGTTAAATGCCCTCGGAGCTCACATTTCAAGGATGTGA
- the dnaJ gene encoding molecular chaperone DnaJ encodes MAKRDYYEVLGVGKSASAEEIKKAYRKKAIQFHPDKNPDDKEAEEKFKEAAEAYEVLSNPEKKQRYDQFGHAGMSGAAGGGGFSGGGFSDIEDIFSAFGDIFGGHFGGFGGFSGGGGRSRGGRRVSRGSDLRVKVKLNLQEIVNGVEKKIKVKKYVACQHCSGTGAKNGSSYSTCGTCGGAGQVTRVQNTLLGQMQTTSACPTCGGEGKMITDKCNHCAGEGVVREEEVINIKIPAGVGEGMQLNVSGKGNTGRRGGINGDLLVVITEDDDQELVRDGNNLIYNLFLSFPEITLGTTSEIPTVDGKVKVKIEAGTQPEKILRLRGKGIPDVNGYGRGDLLVRVHVWIPKKLSNEEKRALEKLQDTPGFQGGPSAQEKSFFQKMKDMFE; translated from the coding sequence ATGGCAAAAAGAGATTATTACGAAGTATTAGGAGTTGGTAAAAGCGCTTCTGCTGAGGAGATTAAAAAAGCTTATCGAAAAAAGGCGATCCAGTTTCACCCGGATAAAAACCCGGATGACAAGGAAGCTGAAGAGAAGTTTAAAGAAGCAGCTGAAGCGTACGAAGTACTTAGCAATCCGGAGAAAAAACAACGTTACGATCAGTTCGGTCATGCCGGAATGAGCGGCGCTGCCGGTGGTGGCGGATTTAGCGGAGGTGGGTTCTCTGACATTGAAGATATCTTCTCAGCATTTGGCGACATTTTTGGCGGACATTTTGGCGGATTTGGTGGTTTTAGCGGCGGCGGTGGCCGTAGCAGAGGCGGCCGACGAGTGAGTCGTGGTTCTGATTTGCGCGTAAAAGTAAAGCTCAACCTCCAGGAAATTGTTAACGGCGTTGAAAAAAAGATAAAAGTAAAAAAATACGTAGCCTGTCAGCATTGTAGCGGAACCGGAGCTAAAAACGGCTCGTCGTACTCTACTTGCGGAACTTGTGGTGGTGCCGGGCAGGTAACACGTGTTCAGAATACGTTGCTGGGACAAATGCAAACCACTTCGGCCTGCCCAACCTGTGGTGGCGAAGGAAAAATGATTACCGATAAATGTAATCACTGTGCCGGCGAAGGAGTTGTTCGCGAAGAAGAAGTGATCAACATCAAAATTCCGGCAGGTGTTGGTGAAGGAATGCAGCTTAATGTTTCGGGCAAAGGAAACACCGGACGACGTGGCGGAATAAACGGTGATTTACTGGTAGTGATTACTGAAGACGACGACCAGGAATTAGTGCGCGACGGAAATAATTTGATCTACAACCTTTTCTTGTCGTTCCCGGAAATTACTTTGGGTACCACATCCGAAATTCCAACGGTTGATGGAAAAGTGAAAGTAAAAATTGAAGCGGGTACACAACCTGAAAAAATACTTCGCCTACGTGGAAAAGGTATTCCTGATGTAAACGGTTACGGGCGCGGCGATTTGTTGGTTCGTGTGCATGTTTGGATTCCAAAGAAACTGAGCAACGAAGAAAAACGTGCTCTGGAAAAACTTCAAGATACGCCCGGTTTTCAGGGTGGACCTTCAGCACAGGAAAAATCATTCTTTCAAAAAATGAAAGATATGTTTGAATAA
- a CDS encoding TlpA disulfide reductase family protein translates to MKKFILLAAIIFMGTTFINAQELGLNIGNKAPELIGKGPKGETIKLSDLQGKVVLIDFWASWCGPCRRENPNVVATYKKYEDAKFTAGKGFTVFSVSLDDSADRWKAGIEQDGLEWPNHICDFQKWNSKFRMIYQVRGIPDNYLINENGVIIAKKLRGPALDAALHKILREEL, encoded by the coding sequence ATGAAAAAATTTATTCTACTGGCAGCCATCATTTTTATGGGCACAACTTTTATTAATGCCCAGGAACTTGGTTTAAACATTGGCAACAAAGCACCCGAACTAATTGGCAAAGGACCTAAGGGTGAAACTATAAAATTATCCGACCTGCAAGGTAAAGTTGTGTTAATCGACTTTTGGGCAAGCTGGTGCGGACCATGTCGTCGCGAAAACCCAAATGTTGTGGCTACCTATAAAAAATACGAAGACGCCAAATTCACAGCTGGCAAAGGATTTACGGTTTTCAGCGTGTCGCTCGACGACTCAGCCGACCGATGGAAAGCAGGCATTGAACAGGATGGTCTGGAATGGCCAAACCACATTTGCGATTTCCAGAAATGGAACTCCAAATTCCGTATGATTTACCAGGTTCGCGGTATCCCCGATAATTACTTAATAAATGAAAACGGGGTTATTATTGCGAAAAAGCTACGTGGACCGGCACTCGACGCGGCTCTGCACAAAATTCTTAGAGAAGAGCTGTAA